Part of the Desulfolutivibrio sulfoxidireducens genome is shown below.
GGCATGACCACCTCCCAGCTCGAATACAAGACCACCTACGAGGCCAACCTGGAAAACCGCATCCAGCAGTTGCTCACGCCCGTCGTCGGTCCCGGCCGGGCCATGGTCAAGGTCAACGCCGACCTCGACTTCAACCAGAAGACCGTGCGCAAGGAGTCCTACGATCCCAACACCACCGTGGTGCGCAGCGAGCAGAGAAGCGAGGACTCCACCTCGGGTTCGGCCATGGTCGAGGACGCGGCCATAAGCACCCCCCAGGGCGGAGCCGCCGTGCCCAACACCAATTTCCGGGGCGACGGCTTCTCCGGCACCGAATCCACCCAGAAGTCCAGCCGGGAGAACCGGACCACCAACTATGAGATCAACAAGGAAGAGCAAAACATCGTCACCGCCATGGGAGGCTTGAATCGCCAATCCATCGCGGTTATCGTGGACGGGACGTACACCAAGGCGGAAGGATCGGACGTGCCGGTGTTCACGCCGCGCAAGGCCGAGGAACTGGAGCGCATCCGGGCCCTGGTGGCCAAGGCCGCCGGCCTCAACCCCGGGCGCGGCGACGAGATCGAGGTTTCGAGCTTCGAGTTCGGTTCCCCGGACCTCACGGACGAGCCGAGCCTCATGGAGACCATGCTGGAATACGCCCAGCGTCTGGGCAAGCCCTTCCTCAACGGGCTTCTGGTCTTTTTGTTCCTGGTTTTGGTGGTGCGTCCCGTGGTCATGGCCCTGATCCGGCCGAGGGTCTCCGAGGAAGGCATCGAGACCCTGGAGCGGCTGCCCGAGGGCGAGGCCCGCATGGCCCTGGGCGAACCCGAGGCCGAGGAGATGGGCATGCTCGAGGAGTCCAAGCGATTCGAACTGGCCAAGACCCTGGCCCTGCAACTTTTCGAGGAAAACGTGGAACAATCCGTAACCGTGCTCAAGACCTGGCTCAAGCAGGAGGCGTAAGCGAGCATGCCCGCCTTCACCGGTCCCCAGAAAACCGCGGTGCTGTGTCTGGCCCTTGGCGAGAAGTTCACCGGCGAGGTGTTCAAGCGCCTGGACCGCCGTGAAATCGCGCGCATCTCCAAGGCCATGCTGGAG
Proteins encoded:
- the fliF gene encoding flagellar basal-body MS-ring/collar protein FliF is translated as MPPALSQYWSKIARFWSDRTLAQRILVGGLAASVILAFLFMLYFLNQVEYKVLYSRLSQEDASRVVEQLQAAKAPYQIKDNGTTIMVPEDMVYEQRLRIAGEGVMHGAGVGFELFDELKVGQTDFVQRINYQRALQGELSRTISEFPQVDKVRIHLVLPHKTLFIEEQRPASASVVLTLKQGERLDNKQLLGIVNLVALSVEGLTPDHVTVTDTNGQVLYQPSGDSTMEGMTTSQLEYKTTYEANLENRIQQLLTPVVGPGRAMVKVNADLDFNQKTVRKESYDPNTTVVRSEQRSEDSTSGSAMVEDAAISTPQGGAAVPNTNFRGDGFSGTESTQKSSRENRTTNYEINKEEQNIVTAMGGLNRQSIAVIVDGTYTKAEGSDVPVFTPRKAEELERIRALVAKAAGLNPGRGDEIEVSSFEFGSPDLTDEPSLMETMLEYAQRLGKPFLNGLLVFLFLVLVVRPVVMALIRPRVSEEGIETLERLPEGEARMALGEPEAEEMGMLEESKRFELAKTLALQLFEENVEQSVTVLKTWLKQEA